Proteins encoded by one window of Candidatus Hydrogenedentota bacterium:
- a CDS encoding VWA domain-containing protein, with protein MSPDNVLRERFANPTAEHRLECVYCDILVKDVSPSMDEEGFETRKNKRVLMHEATASFLELKRERRPLDYVAIVTYGCVGQLVCPLVNVVDGHRKLCDALDQTRRIRSGGTCIKEGLAIALGVCGNSPINTNTCGLPTVTRLLAYTDGHDASMHAARDYAHRLKERGVVIETFGIARTPRAVNESFLREIATEDATGFVHYRFLGDGATISRTFSQLATGMLTFEA; from the coding sequence ATGAGTCCAGACAACGTTTTGCGTGAGCGTTTCGCCAATCCGACGGCAGAGCACCGGTTGGAGTGTGTCTATTGCGACATTCTGGTCAAAGACGTCAGCCCGAGTATGGACGAGGAAGGTTTCGAGACTCGGAAGAACAAGCGCGTTCTCATGCACGAAGCGACGGCGAGTTTCCTCGAACTTAAACGGGAGCGGCGCCCGTTGGATTACGTCGCCATTGTGACGTATGGGTGTGTCGGCCAACTTGTTTGTCCGCTGGTCAACGTGGTTGACGGTCATCGGAAGCTTTGCGATGCGCTGGATCAGACGCGCCGGATCAGGAGTGGGGGAACGTGCATCAAGGAAGGCCTGGCGATCGCGCTGGGCGTGTGCGGAAATTCGCCGATCAATACGAACACCTGTGGGTTGCCGACCGTCACTAGACTTCTCGCGTATACCGACGGTCACGATGCATCCATGCATGCGGCGCGGGACTACGCGCACCGACTTAAGGAGCGCGGGGTCGTGATCGAGACGTTTGGAATCGCGAGAACTCCACGAGCTGTTAATGAGTCGTTTCTGCGCGAGATTGCGACCGAAGACGCCACGGGATTCGTTCACTACCGCTTTTTGGGTGATGGCGCCACGATCAGCCGGACGTTTTCGCAGTTGGCTACAGGCATGCTGACGTTCGAGGCGTAG
- a CDS encoding Hsp70 family protein has protein sequence MSVAESADQLDLGSEVVQPKKRPGRPRKNAPNAQKGIVVGVDLGNVTTLVAFLNALLQKIVAPDPEGLLCTPTVIAFQDGDPDKPLFGRAAKSYCKVHPEHCFDFMKRARGHGDVPGIVDKNGRIWSAGELEALFLQWRLKHVEEMTGLPIVGVLMCVPADFNDAQRRASLDVVLNAGYTPIGTVNEPTAAIVAYGKGKDGAFVVVDIGGGTTDVSIVRVENGCEFTVLGTAGRDDRGGREFTSAIVDSCVDYARQHGITLDPEEDARDIILLDSECENAKIDVTTRESTTITFRAKDKLFDVPLTRATFESLVAPVCEDIFALFTEAMTQTGLQPDQIDGLVFAGGGSRVHCARARIEAFVGLDKVRKDIDVDKAIVMGAVDLIGAKIEERAAAGNLAIKAQVEEYQLKADVNVRDVLGQALGIHAIDKRTGRELMAPIIEQGAPLPAKATRLFGLVMLQEGLPGTANIVVLQGKALSDAKDCQALQSFVLDKVPDGPMDERVRVTFAVDTNGLVDVHAIDTLSGSEIAGQVDARGAIAQRQLG, from the coding sequence ATGAGTGTCGCAGAATCCGCCGACCAACTTGATCTTGGGAGCGAGGTTGTGCAGCCCAAGAAGCGTCCGGGCCGACCACGCAAAAACGCTCCCAACGCCCAGAAGGGCATCGTTGTGGGTGTCGATCTGGGAAACGTGACGACTCTCGTCGCGTTTCTCAACGCGCTCCTACAAAAGATTGTAGCGCCAGACCCTGAAGGTCTTCTTTGCACTCCAACGGTCATTGCGTTTCAAGACGGCGATCCGGACAAGCCACTTTTCGGTCGGGCGGCCAAGAGCTACTGCAAAGTTCATCCGGAGCACTGTTTCGACTTCATGAAGCGCGCACGCGGTCACGGGGACGTTCCGGGCATCGTGGATAAGAACGGCCGCATATGGAGTGCAGGAGAGCTTGAAGCGCTGTTCCTGCAATGGCGGCTTAAGCATGTCGAAGAGATGACGGGCCTGCCTATCGTGGGCGTGTTGATGTGCGTGCCCGCGGACTTCAACGATGCCCAGCGCCGTGCCAGTCTCGACGTGGTGCTGAATGCCGGCTATACGCCGATCGGCACGGTGAACGAACCGACGGCGGCCATCGTCGCGTATGGGAAGGGTAAAGATGGCGCGTTCGTTGTCGTGGATATCGGGGGCGGCACAACGGATGTGTCGATCGTCCGCGTGGAGAATGGGTGCGAATTTACCGTTCTCGGGACGGCTGGCCGTGACGACCGCGGCGGACGCGAGTTCACGAGTGCGATCGTGGATTCTTGTGTCGACTACGCGCGACAGCACGGAATTACGCTCGATCCCGAGGAGGACGCGCGGGACATCATCCTTCTCGATTCAGAATGCGAGAACGCGAAGATCGATGTCACCACACGGGAATCCACTACGATTACTTTCCGCGCAAAGGACAAACTGTTCGACGTTCCCTTGACGCGCGCCACGTTCGAGTCGCTTGTAGCGCCGGTGTGCGAAGACATTTTCGCGCTGTTCACCGAGGCAATGACACAGACCGGCCTACAGCCTGACCAAATCGACGGTTTGGTGTTTGCCGGTGGCGGTTCCCGCGTCCACTGCGCGCGGGCGCGCATCGAGGCCTTTGTCGGCCTCGATAAGGTCCGTAAGGATATCGATGTGGACAAGGCAATTGTCATGGGCGCGGTAGACCTTATCGGCGCCAAGATCGAGGAGCGTGCCGCGGCCGGCAACCTGGCAATCAAGGCCCAGGTCGAGGAGTACCAGCTCAAGGCGGACGTTAACGTCCGCGACGTACTCGGGCAGGCCTTGGGGATTCACGCCATAGACAAGCGGACAGGTCGCGAACTCATGGCGCCCATCATCGAGCAAGGCGCGCCGCTTCCCGCGAAGGCAACGCGGTTGTTCGGTCTTGTCATGCTTCAGGAAGGCCTTCCTGGCACGGCAAATATCGTCGTCCTTCAGGGCAAGGCGCTGAGCGATGCCAAGGACTGTCAAGCGCTGCAGTCGTTCGTCCTGGATAAGGTCCCGGATGGCCCGATGGACGAGCGGGTGCGCGTGACGTTTGCGGTGGACACGAACGGGCTAGTGGATGTCCACGCCATAGATACCCTCAGCGGTTCGGAAATCGCGGGACAGGTGGATGCGCGTGGTGCGATCGCGCAACGCCAGTTGGGCTGA
- the grpE gene encoding nucleotide exchange factor GrpE has translation MSRTVTKVHRRNGWFLGRVIRMVAQATVAEFWERLQSEGWCPRSEIAAESQGPSSHFADPHSPEAEVKHLLRMHDELVKLLEHFEARAGVSKRQRRRLRQELRLTANLIARNLECLHALGVAPMKIPEFVDFRLHDPMWTVPTHVAADDGRVTDVYLQGFASNGQVVRQAKVAVLKYVPKPDSQPRKESQV, from the coding sequence ATGTCAAGAACTGTCACAAAGGTTCATCGGCGCAACGGTTGGTTCTTAGGTCGCGTGATTCGGATGGTAGCTCAGGCGACGGTTGCGGAATTTTGGGAGCGTCTTCAGTCGGAGGGTTGGTGTCCGCGGTCGGAAATCGCAGCCGAATCTCAAGGCCCCAGTTCGCACTTCGCAGACCCCCATTCGCCCGAAGCCGAAGTTAAGCACCTGCTTCGCATGCACGACGAGTTAGTGAAGCTCTTGGAGCACTTTGAGGCGCGTGCTGGCGTCAGCAAACGTCAGCGTCGTCGGCTCAGGCAAGAATTGAGACTCACTGCCAACCTTATCGCACGCAACCTCGAGTGCCTGCATGCGCTCGGTGTTGCTCCGATGAAAATCCCGGAGTTCGTGGACTTCCGTCTTCACGATCCGATGTGGACGGTACCCACACACGTTGCCGCGGACGATGGCCGCGTAACTGACGTCTATCTCCAAGGATTCGCAAGCAACGGGCAAGTGGTACGGCAGGCCAAGGTCGCCGTCCTGAAGTACGTGCCCAAACCCGATTCTCAACCAAGAAAGGAGAGCCAAGTATGA